The proteins below are encoded in one region of Haloterrigena turkmenica DSM 5511:
- a CDS encoding lactonase family protein, translated as MTPETRLAAIGTYSSTSADGVYTVAVDSETGSIEPLDSAVAGPDPTFVAPHPNGEYLYAAVREEGEGVIKVFAVNRDTGVLHEVNAAQSGAFSPCHCSVDSTGRFLFVAHYFGGAISMLPIDDDGSIESPTAVIDHHGSSVHDERQNAPHPHSITPGPDDQFVYVADLGTDQIITYRIDRDQQTLERCAETNVEPGSGPRHIAFGPNGDQLYVINELDSTVTQFDRRSDGSLVAQVTVSTLPNEFYGQNKSAEIAVHPSGRYIFASNRGQDAIVTFAIDDGRLERVATSSSGGEWPWHFTVDPNGDYLFAANRHSDDVTGFRVDGETGSLVPIGEHVSIPDPVCIQWL; from the coding sequence GTGACACCCGAGACGCGTTTAGCAGCCATTGGTACGTATAGCTCGACAAGTGCTGACGGAGTCTACACCGTTGCAGTTGACTCAGAAACGGGTTCAATCGAACCACTTGATAGTGCTGTTGCTGGGCCCGACCCGACGTTCGTCGCTCCTCATCCGAACGGAGAGTACTTGTACGCTGCCGTTCGCGAAGAAGGGGAAGGAGTCATCAAAGTATTCGCTGTGAATCGAGACACGGGCGTATTGCACGAGGTCAACGCGGCGCAAAGCGGCGCATTCAGTCCGTGCCACTGCAGTGTTGACTCGACGGGACGGTTTCTGTTTGTGGCCCACTACTTCGGTGGTGCCATTTCGATGCTTCCCATTGATGATGACGGTAGTATCGAGAGTCCGACCGCAGTCATCGATCATCACGGCTCGAGCGTCCACGACGAACGCCAGAACGCACCGCATCCACATTCGATCACGCCTGGACCAGACGATCAATTCGTCTACGTTGCCGATCTCGGGACCGATCAAATTATCACCTACAGGATCGATCGAGACCAACAAACACTCGAGCGATGCGCCGAGACCAATGTCGAGCCGGGATCCGGTCCGCGGCATATCGCGTTCGGTCCGAACGGCGACCAGCTGTACGTGATCAACGAACTCGACTCGACGGTGACTCAGTTCGATAGACGCTCGGACGGCTCTCTCGTCGCCCAAGTAACGGTTTCAACGCTCCCGAACGAGTTCTACGGACAGAACAAGTCAGCCGAAATCGCCGTCCATCCGTCCGGACGATACATCTTCGCTTCGAATCGCGGTCAGGACGCGATCGTGACGTTCGCTATCGATGATGGACGCCTCGAGCGCGTCGCGACGTCCTCGAGCGGCGGAGAGTGGCCGTGGCACTTCACAGTCGATCCGAACGGAGACTACCTTTTCGCGGCGAATCGCCACAGCGACGATGTCACTGGGTTCAGGGTTGACGGCGAAACTGGATCGTTAGTACCGATAGGCGAACACGTATCGATTCCGGACCCGGTCTGTATTCAGTGGCTGTGA
- a CDS encoding amidohydrolase family protein, translated as MTVSEREIIDVHVHMNPFWRMDADAKRTLEEHSADFERKVELARNPERFLEYLDEQNVATAAIINYVSPILGYTHATNEWAAAFRSEASESERVLAFGGFDPRVADDPTAELDRILDEFELDGVKIHPPHQGISANDYRDDPDTRNLEELRQLYARCAEADVPVMFHTGTSIFSGARSRYADPMPLDDVAVDFPDLNIIMAHGGRPMYTEEAWFLLRRHENVYLDISSFPPSNLLEYFPEIERVDDRVLFGSDWPGPMVPDIGDNAAIVEELELPENTIDRILRTNAESVFDI; from the coding sequence ATGACGGTATCTGAACGAGAGATAATCGACGTTCACGTCCACATGAATCCGTTCTGGCGAATGGACGCGGACGCCAAACGAACGCTAGAGGAACACTCCGCGGATTTCGAGCGAAAAGTCGAACTCGCGCGGAATCCCGAACGATTCCTCGAATACCTCGACGAGCAGAACGTCGCGACCGCGGCGATCATCAATTACGTGAGCCCGATTCTCGGCTATACCCACGCCACAAACGAGTGGGCCGCGGCGTTTCGCAGCGAGGCCTCCGAGTCCGAACGCGTGCTCGCGTTCGGTGGGTTCGATCCGCGAGTTGCCGACGATCCCACAGCGGAACTCGATCGAATCCTCGACGAGTTCGAGCTCGACGGAGTCAAGATCCACCCACCTCATCAGGGTATCTCTGCGAACGATTACCGGGACGATCCGGATACCCGCAACCTCGAGGAACTGAGACAACTCTATGCACGCTGTGCCGAGGCGGACGTTCCAGTGATGTTCCACACTGGAACGAGTATTTTCTCGGGCGCTCGGTCCCGCTACGCGGATCCGATGCCGCTCGATGACGTCGCTGTCGACTTCCCGGACCTCAACATCATCATGGCCCACGGCGGTCGACCGATGTATACCGAGGAGGCGTGGTTCCTGCTTCGCCGTCACGAGAACGTCTATCTCGATATCTCGTCGTTTCCACCGTCGAACCTACTCGAGTATTTTCCGGAAATCGAACGCGTCGATGATCGTGTTCTGTTCGGCAGTGATTGGCCTGGACCGATGGTACCGGATATCGGCGACAACGCCGCGATCGTCGAAGAACTTGAACTGCCGGAGAATACGATCGATCGTATTCTTCGGACGAACGCGGAATCTGTGTTCGATATATAA
- a CDS encoding aldehyde dehydrogenase family protein: MSYTGPTDLYIDGKWTAATSGETFATEDPATEDVYADVAKASAEDVDRAVGAASDAVDRDGDWRSLDPRKRGAYLHAMADAIEERKDEIVRVESRDNGKTPFEATLDVDMVIDTFRYYAGWTDKIEGDEVPVPGDRLNYTVREPVGVTGHVIPWNYPFQLAGRSLAPALACGNTAVLKPSSTTPLSALYFAVAAEEAGLPDGVVNVVPGRGSTAGNRLVEHPDVDHIAFTGSTGVGKGVMERASQNVTGVTLELGGKGPNIVFPDADLDAAAAGCHYGIFMNAGQMCWAGSRLLVHESVADEVVDQVVERAESTPLGSGIDDDGRMGPLVSESHRQEVLDYIETGKTEGATVATGGSVPDHKESGYFVEPTVFTDVTNDMTIAREEIFGPVLSVIEFSDRDEAIEIANDSPYGLMAGIWTSDLQTGHEVAEYLDYGMVSINEYPVTQPQTPFGGFKQSGHGREQGTEAIHEYTQTKNVNINLE, translated from the coding sequence ATGAGTTACACCGGTCCGACAGACCTGTATATCGACGGCAAATGGACTGCCGCGACGAGCGGCGAAACGTTCGCAACCGAAGACCCGGCGACGGAGGACGTCTATGCGGACGTCGCAAAAGCGTCAGCAGAAGACGTCGATCGCGCAGTCGGCGCGGCGTCCGACGCAGTCGATCGGGACGGCGACTGGCGCTCGCTCGATCCGCGAAAGCGGGGCGCGTATCTGCACGCCATGGCGGACGCGATCGAAGAACGAAAGGATGAGATCGTTCGCGTCGAGTCCCGCGACAACGGGAAGACGCCGTTCGAGGCCACTCTCGACGTGGACATGGTCATCGACACCTTCCGATATTACGCCGGCTGGACCGACAAAATCGAAGGTGATGAAGTGCCGGTTCCCGGAGACCGGTTGAACTACACCGTTCGAGAGCCGGTCGGCGTCACCGGCCACGTGATCCCCTGGAACTATCCCTTCCAGCTCGCCGGACGAAGTCTCGCGCCGGCGCTGGCCTGCGGGAATACGGCGGTTCTCAAACCGTCCAGCACGACGCCGCTATCGGCGCTGTACTTCGCCGTCGCGGCGGAAGAAGCGGGACTACCCGACGGCGTGGTGAACGTCGTGCCCGGTCGCGGGAGCACCGCCGGCAACAGACTCGTCGAACACCCGGACGTCGATCACATCGCGTTTACGGGAAGCACGGGCGTCGGGAAGGGCGTCATGGAGAGAGCCTCGCAGAACGTGACCGGCGTGACGCTCGAGCTCGGCGGCAAAGGACCGAACATCGTCTTCCCGGACGCCGACCTCGACGCGGCCGCCGCCGGCTGTCACTACGGAATCTTCATGAATGCCGGGCAGATGTGCTGGGCGGGCTCGCGGCTGCTCGTTCACGAATCGGTCGCCGACGAGGTGGTCGATCAGGTCGTCGAACGCGCCGAGTCGACGCCGCTCGGGAGCGGAATCGACGACGACGGACGGATGGGACCGCTCGTCAGCGAGAGCCACCGACAGGAAGTTCTCGATTACATCGAAACCGGGAAAACCGAAGGAGCGACGGTCGCAACCGGCGGCAGCGTCCCCGACCACAAGGAAAGCGGCTACTTCGTCGAACCGACCGTCTTCACCGACGTCACGAACGATATGACGATCGCTCGGGAGGAGATCTTCGGTCCCGTGCTCTCCGTTATTGAGTTCTCCGACCGAGACGAAGCCATCGAAATCGCCAACGACTCTCCGTACGGCCTCATGGCCGGTATCTGGACGTCGGATCTCCAGACGGGCCACGAGGTCGCGGAGTACCTCGATTACGGCATGGTTAGCATCAACGAGTACCCGGTCACCCAACCGCAGACGCCGTTCGGCGGCTTCAAGCAGAGCGGCCACGGACGCGAGCAGGGAACCGAAGCGATCCACGAGTACACCCAGACGAAAAACGTCAACATCAATCTCGAGTAA
- a CDS encoding IclR family transcriptional regulator, with protein MVREIPRQVDSAKKTCRIIEILRKKGEIGVTELANELGISKSTVHGHLATLNNEGLVVKDDHTYRLSLQFVRISESVRNWVADTNTVREEVRELADTTGEVVHFGAKEGGHVVYLEKGRGDSAVRTVSEIGEKMPMHSTSLGKAILAELPRNEADQIIEEYELPERTENTITDVEDLYRELDKTSSRGYSIDDEENIPGIRCIGAAVNVPGTEAIGALSISGPSRRMTDERITNDLQEKIAQTANVIEVNSLYS; from the coding sequence ATGGTTAGGGAGATTCCTCGACAGGTCGATTCGGCCAAAAAGACCTGCAGAATAATAGAGATATTGCGAAAAAAGGGTGAGATAGGGGTCACAGAACTTGCGAACGAGTTGGGGATCTCGAAAAGCACCGTACACGGCCATCTCGCGACATTGAACAACGAAGGGCTAGTCGTCAAAGACGATCACACGTATCGGCTCAGTCTGCAGTTTGTGCGTATTTCCGAATCCGTCAGGAACTGGGTGGCGGACACGAATACGGTGAGAGAGGAAGTCCGAGAACTCGCGGATACCACTGGTGAGGTCGTCCACTTCGGCGCAAAAGAAGGGGGGCACGTCGTATACCTCGAAAAAGGTCGAGGCGATTCAGCGGTTCGAACCGTTTCCGAAATTGGTGAAAAGATGCCGATGCATTCGACGTCTCTCGGAAAGGCGATTCTGGCCGAATTACCTCGTAATGAGGCCGACCAAATCATAGAAGAATACGAGTTACCCGAGCGAACGGAAAACACGATCACCGACGTCGAAGACCTGTACCGAGAACTCGACAAAACCTCGTCGCGAGGGTATTCGATTGACGACGAAGAGAATATTCCGGGCATTCGCTGTATCGGGGCAGCAGTGAACGTGCCGGGAACGGAAGCTATCGGTGCGCTGAGTATCTCCGGTCCGTCTCGACGAATGACTGACGAGCGAATAACGAACGACCTGCAGGAAAAGATCGCTCAAACAGCGAATGTCATTGAAGTCAACTCGCTGTACTCGTAG
- a CDS encoding acyl-CoA dehydrogenase family protein, with protein MTLIESVLSDEHREFRERADEFATDVVEPEAERIEKTDEFPRDVIEKAGERGLLGILLPEEYGGQGSDFLSYCLAVERIAQASGAVAETIQGHTFAALPIANFGTEEQKAEYLEPMTRGRSIGSMLLTEPDAGSSPSELSTIAEVDETEGGYRITGEKSFGTNAGVADVHLVVARKRPAPAEGHGVSVFIAPGVDDREGFTFDRAEFMGMRGHVTGDSTFESVFVDESALLGEIGHGFRIAMGTIDMARTGLGAIGTGIARASFDEAVEYAGGREQGGSPVGEYQAVQVLIADMDAQLDSARHLVYDSAAAIADGNGDTRKSSKSKYVASEAAEFVTRNAMQIHGGNGYRTDLPLERYYRDAKILSIIGGTTEIQKTTVATEVMDI; from the coding sequence ATGACGCTAATTGAGAGTGTCCTCTCGGACGAACACCGCGAGTTCCGCGAGCGGGCGGACGAATTCGCAACCGACGTCGTGGAACCGGAGGCCGAACGGATCGAAAAGACCGACGAGTTCCCTCGAGACGTGATCGAGAAAGCGGGCGAGCGAGGATTGCTCGGGATTCTCCTTCCGGAAGAGTACGGCGGTCAAGGCTCGGACTTCCTCTCGTATTGTCTCGCGGTCGAACGGATCGCGCAAGCGAGCGGTGCCGTCGCCGAGACGATCCAGGGACACACGTTCGCAGCGCTCCCGATCGCGAACTTCGGAACCGAGGAACAGAAAGCGGAGTATCTCGAACCGATGACTCGGGGTAGAAGCATCGGTTCGATGTTACTAACGGAACCCGACGCGGGGAGTTCACCGAGCGAGCTCTCGACGATCGCGGAAGTCGACGAGACCGAGGGGGGCTATCGGATCACCGGCGAGAAGTCGTTCGGAACGAACGCCGGCGTCGCGGATGTTCACCTCGTCGTTGCGCGAAAACGACCGGCGCCGGCGGAAGGACACGGCGTGAGCGTGTTCATCGCCCCCGGCGTCGACGATCGAGAGGGGTTTACCTTCGACCGCGCGGAATTCATGGGGATGCGCGGACACGTTACCGGCGATTCGACCTTCGAGAGCGTCTTCGTCGACGAATCCGCCCTTCTCGGTGAGATCGGCCACGGATTCCGAATCGCAATGGGAACGATCGACATGGCACGTACCGGACTCGGTGCGATCGGGACGGGAATCGCCAGGGCGAGTTTCGACGAAGCGGTCGAGTACGCTGGAGGCCGCGAACAGGGCGGCAGTCCGGTCGGTGAGTACCAGGCAGTTCAGGTGTTGATCGCCGACATGGACGCCCAACTGGATTCGGCGCGCCACCTCGTTTACGACTCCGCGGCAGCGATCGCCGACGGAAACGGCGACACGCGGAAATCGAGCAAGTCGAAGTACGTCGCCAGCGAAGCGGCGGAGTTCGTCACGCGAAATGCGATGCAGATTCACGGTGGGAACGGATATCGGACCGATCTCCCCCTCGAGCGATACTACCGCGACGCGAAAATTCTCAGCATCATCGGTGGGACGACGGAAATACAGAAGACGACGGTCGCAACAGAAGTTATGGATATTTGA
- a CDS encoding helix-turn-helix domain-containing protein has product MSLIGKMEIGRPVGQKALKAVPDMILEIEDIRSLADEPFKFIFWASNDDFQTYESALTDDPSVSDYKCLTELPERRLYQIQLSEEGQQNTLQPIAVEQDIVPISLTMTVEGVEFVGRFPSRSAIITLKEKCEELDRHFRLINLYEEKPVEKDGGRTNRYGVTSSQRGALIAALEKGYFNVPRETRMEDIADELDISTSALSAQLRRGQKALLRHTLANGSSI; this is encoded by the coding sequence ATGTCTCTCATTGGGAAGATGGAAATAGGGCGTCCGGTGGGCCAAAAGGCATTGAAAGCCGTTCCAGATATGATACTCGAGATCGAGGATATTCGTTCGTTGGCCGACGAACCGTTTAAATTCATTTTTTGGGCGTCAAATGACGATTTTCAGACATACGAATCTGCACTAACCGATGACCCTTCGGTTTCTGACTACAAATGCCTCACCGAATTACCTGAGCGACGCCTCTACCAGATACAACTCTCAGAAGAAGGCCAACAGAACACGCTTCAACCCATTGCCGTAGAGCAGGATATTGTTCCTATTAGTCTGACGATGACGGTTGAAGGCGTAGAATTCGTGGGTCGGTTCCCGTCCCGAAGTGCGATAATCACTCTTAAAGAAAAGTGTGAAGAGCTAGATAGACATTTTAGATTGATTAATCTGTACGAGGAGAAACCCGTTGAGAAGGATGGTGGCCGTACCAACAGATACGGCGTTACAAGCAGTCAACGTGGTGCCCTGATCGCGGCGTTAGAAAAAGGATACTTCAACGTGCCGCGGGAAACGCGGATGGAAGATATCGCCGATGAACTCGACATCTCGACGTCCGCTCTATCGGCTCAACTGCGACGCGGACAGAAAGCACTGCTTCGCCACACCTTAGCTAATGGGTCATCGATATAA
- the uxaC gene encoding glucuronate isomerase codes for MGFLGDRYLLDSETAEELYADIESLPIVDPHTHADLTEIIANDGWSDIWEVEGATDHYVWSMMRKRGIPERKITGEASNREKWLALASEFPNFAGNPSYEWIHLDLQRRFGIEKPISEATAEEIWTETKAQLATPSMRPQRLLEEMNVEVFCTTDDPTSTLENHERAERTIESVDIRPTWRVDRALHVGRDTWYEFVDQLEQTTGTGTGSFSGFLEALEETHDYFAAHGCRASDLSLEQIVTRPVSQRRARNVYRRALEGRNLSVNEVKDFQAFLIEMVGRLNAEKGWVTQLHFGAVRDYRGQLYDTVGADAGGDVSTQSIELTDNLEYFLNEFDDETEIILYTVDPTHYPTIATIARAFPNVSVGPAWWFNDSPYGIEEQLKYAGSVDLLFNHAGMVSDSRKLISYGSRFEMFRRTLANVVGEMVDRERVPMAHAEHLVRHLAYDRPKSLYGF; via the coding sequence ATGGGGTTCCTTGGAGACAGATATCTGCTCGACTCGGAGACCGCTGAAGAACTGTACGCCGATATCGAATCACTGCCGATCGTCGATCCGCATACTCACGCGGATTTGACCGAAATCATCGCTAACGACGGCTGGTCCGATATCTGGGAGGTCGAAGGGGCGACTGATCACTACGTCTGGTCGATGATGCGAAAACGGGGCATCCCTGAACGGAAGATCACGGGTGAGGCCTCAAACAGGGAGAAGTGGCTCGCGCTCGCCTCGGAATTTCCCAATTTCGCCGGCAATCCGAGCTACGAGTGGATCCACCTCGATCTACAACGCCGTTTCGGTATCGAGAAACCGATCTCCGAGGCGACGGCCGAGGAGATCTGGACCGAGACGAAAGCGCAACTGGCGACGCCCTCGATGCGTCCGCAGCGACTGCTGGAGGAAATGAACGTCGAGGTGTTCTGTACGACAGACGACCCAACGTCGACGCTCGAGAATCACGAACGGGCCGAACGAACCATCGAAAGTGTCGACATCCGGCCGACGTGGCGGGTCGACCGCGCATTGCATGTCGGTCGGGACACTTGGTACGAGTTCGTCGACCAATTGGAGCAAACGACCGGTACCGGTACCGGTTCCTTCTCAGGGTTTCTGGAGGCACTCGAGGAGACTCACGACTACTTTGCTGCTCACGGCTGTCGGGCGAGCGATCTCAGCCTCGAACAGATCGTGACACGACCTGTGAGTCAGCGGCGAGCGCGAAACGTCTATCGCAGGGCACTAGAGGGACGAAATCTCTCGGTGAACGAAGTCAAGGACTTTCAGGCGTTTCTCATCGAAATGGTCGGTCGGCTCAATGCCGAGAAAGGGTGGGTCACTCAGCTCCATTTCGGTGCGGTTCGTGACTATCGCGGTCAGTTGTACGACACCGTTGGTGCCGACGCCGGGGGCGACGTCTCGACGCAGTCGATCGAACTGACTGACAATCTGGAGTACTTCCTGAATGAGTTCGACGATGAGACGGAGATCATTCTCTATACCGTCGATCCGACCCACTACCCGACGATCGCAACGATCGCTCGAGCATTTCCGAACGTGAGTGTCGGTCCGGCGTGGTGGTTCAACGACAGTCCGTACGGGATCGAGGAACAACTGAAGTACGCGGGTTCAGTCGATCTGCTTTTCAATCACGCCGGAATGGTCAGCGACTCGCGGAAACTGATATCGTACGGATCCCGATTCGAGATGTTTCGTCGGACGCTCGCGAACGTGGTCGGCGAGATGGTCGATCGAGAACGGGTCCCGATGGCTCATGCGGAGCATCTCGTGAGACACCTCGCGTACGACCGGCCGAAGTCGCTCTATGGGTTCTAG
- a CDS encoding OB-fold domain-containing protein has translation MRGLVAAGVYVPRFRLSADDLEAAWETSHAAGVERKAVPAADEDSLTMAVVAAQRALADAAVDRSAIETVAVATTTPPLEEGDFVPRLVRALDLPAGVATMTTTHHTAAGAEALSRALDADGPAVVIAADCPEGEPADADHPFGAAGAAFVIDDDPIVPIDDVAWHSDETPGIRFRERGDRDVDSLGVTTYERDAVREAVTTAVSSLEIDAAEATGAAVHQRDGGFPYRISSDLSVSSEAVAAGTVADRIGDAGAATVPVGLLSALDGADTDELTVAAFFGGGSAAALTCEGSLPVRGIDDLESTETVDYSTYLRERGYIVDGEVAGGGANVSLPNWQQSLDHRYRLVAGACPNCGGVTFPPAGACQECHARVQFEEFEAPRTGTVRAVTVIEQGGAPPEFADLQQRDGAYAVAIVALETEHGSVTLPAQLTDVDPQSVSVDDTVEAAIRRIYTQEGVPRYGVKFRPTDEGSD, from the coding sequence ATGAGGGGACTCGTCGCCGCCGGGGTCTACGTTCCTCGGTTCCGACTCTCGGCCGACGACCTCGAGGCCGCGTGGGAGACGAGTCACGCCGCGGGCGTCGAACGAAAGGCCGTTCCGGCCGCGGACGAGGACTCGCTGACGATGGCCGTCGTGGCGGCCCAACGGGCGCTCGCTGACGCCGCCGTTGATCGCTCGGCGATCGAGACCGTCGCAGTCGCGACGACCACTCCGCCGCTCGAGGAGGGCGATTTCGTTCCGCGACTGGTTCGAGCGCTCGATCTCCCTGCAGGCGTAGCGACGATGACTACGACCCACCACACTGCGGCCGGCGCCGAAGCGCTCTCGCGTGCGCTCGACGCCGACGGGCCCGCCGTTGTCATCGCCGCCGACTGTCCCGAAGGGGAGCCGGCCGACGCGGACCATCCGTTCGGCGCCGCCGGGGCAGCGTTCGTGATCGACGACGATCCGATCGTTCCAATCGACGACGTCGCGTGGCACAGCGACGAGACGCCGGGGATTCGGTTCCGCGAGCGCGGCGACCGCGACGTCGACTCCCTGGGAGTCACGACGTACGAGCGGGACGCGGTTCGCGAGGCGGTAACGACGGCAGTGTCGTCGCTCGAGATCGACGCGGCCGAGGCGACCGGTGCGGCGGTGCACCAGCGTGACGGTGGCTTCCCCTATCGGATCTCGAGCGATCTCTCGGTCTCGTCCGAGGCCGTGGCCGCGGGGACGGTAGCCGACCGGATCGGCGACGCCGGCGCGGCGACGGTCCCGGTTGGACTGCTCTCGGCGCTGGACGGAGCCGACACCGACGAACTGACCGTCGCCGCCTTCTTCGGCGGCGGTAGCGCGGCCGCGCTCACTTGCGAGGGATCGCTTCCGGTTCGCGGAATCGACGACCTCGAGTCGACGGAGACGGTCGATTACTCGACGTACCTCCGCGAGCGCGGATACATCGTCGACGGCGAGGTCGCCGGCGGCGGTGCGAACGTGAGTTTGCCGAACTGGCAGCAGTCACTCGATCACCGATACCGACTCGTCGCCGGCGCGTGTCCGAACTGCGGTGGCGTTACCTTCCCGCCCGCCGGCGCCTGTCAGGAGTGTCACGCACGTGTCCAGTTCGAGGAGTTCGAAGCACCCCGAACCGGGACGGTTCGCGCGGTGACCGTCATCGAACAGGGCGGTGCCCCGCCCGAATTCGCGGACCTCCAGCAACGCGACGGCGCGTACGCCGTCGCGATCGTGGCACTCGAGACAGAACACGGCTCGGTTACGCTCCCCGCCCAGCTCACGGACGTCGATCCGCAATCGGTGTCGGTCGACGACACCGTCGAGGCCGCGATCCGTCGGATATACACGCAGGAAGGCGTCCCGCGGTACGGCGTCAAGTTTAGGCCGACCGACGAGGGTAGCGACTGA
- a CDS encoding SDR family oxidoreductase, with protein sequence MSMTNDFAIDGKVCVITGGSGELGSAMAKAIGENGGKVVLLARGEEKLQQTSAELAEQDIEHSAIPASVLDRAELDAAAETVIDEYGRIDVLINAAGGNNPDATTGPDTSFFELPKEGLEDVVNVNFVGTVLASQAFGEYMVEQGEGSILNVSSMNAFTPLTKIPGYSGAKAAVSNFTEWLAVHMAQNYTPDIRVNAIAPGFFLTEQNRYLLIDEEMDEYTDRGQAIIDHTPQRRFGTPKDLATTVLWLIAPGSEFVTGTVIPVDGGFSAFSGV encoded by the coding sequence ATGAGTATGACTAATGACTTCGCTATCGACGGCAAGGTGTGCGTGATAACGGGCGGGTCCGGCGAACTCGGATCGGCAATGGCGAAAGCGATCGGTGAAAACGGCGGGAAGGTCGTTCTCCTCGCCCGCGGTGAAGAAAAACTACAGCAAACCAGCGCCGAACTCGCGGAACAGGACATCGAACACAGCGCGATCCCGGCGTCGGTTCTCGACCGCGCGGAACTGGACGCGGCCGCCGAGACAGTCATCGACGAATACGGTCGCATTGATGTTCTCATCAATGCAGCAGGAGGAAACAACCCCGATGCGACGACAGGTCCAGATACGTCCTTTTTCGAACTCCCGAAAGAAGGCCTCGAAGACGTCGTGAACGTCAACTTCGTCGGGACGGTCCTCGCGTCGCAGGCCTTCGGCGAGTACATGGTCGAACAAGGAGAGGGTAGTATTCTGAACGTCTCGTCGATGAACGCGTTTACGCCGCTGACCAAGATTCCGGGCTATTCGGGTGCCAAAGCTGCCGTCTCGAACTTTACCGAGTGGCTGGCCGTCCATATGGCTCAGAACTACACTCCCGATATTCGCGTCAACGCGATTGCACCCGGGTTCTTCCTTACGGAACAGAACCGCTATCTCTTGATCGACGAAGAGATGGACGAGTACACCGACCGCGGTCAGGCGATCATCGATCACACTCCCCAACGACGATTCGGTACTCCGAAGGACCTTGCGACGACCGTGCTTTGGCTGATCGCACCCGGTTCCGAATTCGTCACTGGGACGGTGATTCCGGTCGACGGGGGGTTCTCGGCGTTTAGCGGCGTCTGA
- a CDS encoding thiolase C-terminal domain-containing protein encodes MRDAYVLGAGQSSFGSFPDRTYLSLFDEAFDAAIDSVDEELSPDVIDEAFLGTLGVGGRQIGLSGPAVTEHVGLHGVPTTRVENACAASGYAFRQAVTAVRSGLVDVALAGGYEVMTDASSDHTRWWLGVSGETEWERMSGTTFSGVYAQMASAYMDEYDASVEDLSRVAVKNHGNGAQNPKAHLGFECSLEDAVSAPPVADPLNLYHCCPTTDGASAVLVASEDVAREHSDELIRVAGTGASSGRVGLFQRESLTSIPATVRAGEDAYEDAGIDPSELDFAEVHDCFAIAELLAYEDLGFCDRGEAGRLLREGVTDPDGELPANTSGGLKSKGHPIGATGTGQIVEAFDQLRGEAYVQVDDPRYGLTHNVGGSGGGVTVHIFEKEEVLA; translated from the coding sequence ATGCGAGATGCATACGTCCTGGGAGCTGGACAGTCATCGTTCGGTTCGTTTCCGGATCGAACGTACCTCTCCCTGTTCGATGAGGCGTTCGATGCGGCGATCGACAGCGTCGATGAGGAACTATCACCGGACGTGATCGACGAGGCGTTCCTCGGAACGCTCGGCGTCGGCGGCCGTCAGATCGGACTTTCCGGACCGGCAGTAACGGAACACGTCGGACTTCACGGCGTTCCGACGACCCGAGTCGAAAACGCCTGTGCCGCGAGCGGCTACGCGTTTCGGCAGGCAGTGACTGCGGTCCGCTCGGGTCTGGTCGACGTCGCGCTGGCCGGCGGATACGAAGTGATGACCGATGCGAGCTCCGATCACACTCGCTGGTGGCTCGGCGTCAGCGGAGAGACCGAGTGGGAACGAATGAGCGGAACCACCTTCTCCGGCGTCTACGCACAGATGGCAAGCGCTTACATGGACGAATACGATGCCTCCGTCGAAGATCTGAGCCGCGTCGCCGTGAAAAATCACGGTAACGGGGCGCAGAATCCGAAAGCGCACCTCGGCTTCGAGTGCTCGCTCGAGGACGCGGTCTCCGCGCCGCCGGTCGCGGATCCGCTCAACCTCTATCACTGCTGTCCGACGACCGACGGCGCGAGCGCGGTTCTCGTTGCGAGCGAAGACGTCGCTCGAGAGCACAGCGACGAATTGATCCGGGTCGCGGGCACCGGTGCCTCGAGCGGGCGAGTGGGGCTGTTCCAGCGGGAGTCGCTAACGTCCATCCCGGCCACAGTCCGAGCGGGCGAAGACGCATACGAGGACGCCGGAATCGACCCGTCGGAGCTGGACTTCGCCGAAGTCCACGACTGTTTCGCGATCGCCGAACTCCTGGCCTACGAGGACCTCGGCTTCTGTGATCGAGGAGAGGCCGGACGGTTGCTCCGAGAGGGCGTGACCGATCCCGACGGCGAACTCCCGGCGAACACCAGCGGTGGACTGAAGTCGAAAGGTCATCCGATCGGGGCGACCGGCACCGGACAGATCGTCGAGGCCTTCGACCAGCTGCGCGGCGAGGCCTACGTCCAAGTCGACGATCCCCGGTACGGACTCACACACAACGTCGGCGGGAGCGGTGGCGGGGTCACCGTTCACATCTTCGAAAAGGAGGAGGTCCTCGCATGA